CGCGCCTACGAGCTCCAGGAGCGCGGCCGCGACACCCTCGACGCCAACCTGGAGCTGGGACTGCCCGCCGACGCCCGCGACTACGCGGCCGGCGCGCAGATCCTCGCCGACCTCGGGGTCCGCAGCCTGCGGCTGATGACCAACAACCCCGACAAGATCGACGCCCTCACCCGGCACGGCCTCACCGTCGAGGGCCGCGAGCCCATGCCGGTCCAGGCGGGCGAGCACAACCTCCGCTACCTGCGCACCAAGCGCGACCGGATGGGCCACGACCTGCCCTGGCTGGACGGCTCCTCGGGCTCCACCTGCGACAACCAGTAATCCCCTCCGTAGACGCAGTACGTACGACCGATCACCGGCAAGGAGAAACATGAGCGGCAAGGGCGCACCCGTCCTCAGCGTGAAGAACTGCGGCGACCTCCGGGTCGCGGTCATCGCGGCCCAGTGGCACGAGAAGATCATGGACGGTCTCGTGGACGGCGCGCTGCGGGCCCTGAGCGAACTCGGCATCGAGGAGCCCACCCTGCTCCGCGTCCCCGGCAGCTTCGAGCTCCCGGTCGTGGCGAAGGTACTCGCCGGTCGCGGTTACGATGCCATCGTGGCGCTCGGCGTCGTCATCCGCGGCGGAACGCCGCACTTCGAGTACGTGTGCCAGGGCGTCACCCACGGCCTCACCCAGGTCTCGATCGACACCGGCGTACCCGTCGGATTCGGCGTCCTGACCGTCGACAACGAGGAGCAGGCCCTGGACCGGGCCGGCCTCGAAGGATCCTCCGAGGACAAGGGCCACGAGGCCGTCACCGCCGCCGTCGCCACCGCGACCACGCTGCGGACGGTCAGCGAACCCTGGCGCTGAGTGGTGCCTGCCCACCGCGTACTCTAAGGACATCATGGCGAACAAAACCTTCGAAGAGCTCTTCGCCGAGCTCAAGCTCAAGGCCGAGACCGGCGACCCGGCGACCTCCCGTACCGCGGAACTGGTCGGCAAGGGCGTCCATGCCATCGGCAAGAAGGTCGTCGAGGAGGCCGCCGAGGTCTGGATGGCCGCCGAGTACGAGGGCAAGGAAGCCGCCGCCGAGGAGATCTCGCAGCTGCTGTACCACGTCCAGGTGATGATGGTCGCCCCGCGGGATCTCGCTCGACGACGTCTACTCCCATCTCTGAGCGCTCGAGCACCGAAACACTCCCTTACACCTGAGGCAAAGGAAGCCCGTCCCATGCTGCGCATCGCCGTCCCCAACAAGGGTTCTCTCTCCGGACCTGCGATGGCAATGCTCCATGAGGCGGGCTACCGGCAGCGCAAGGAGTCCAAGGAACTCGTCGTCGTCGACCCGGACAACGAGGTGGAGTTCTTCTACCTCCGCCCGAAGGACATCGCGATCTACGTGGCGTCCGGCCGGCTCGACATCGGCATCACCGGCCGCGACCTGCTCCTGGACTCCGGCGCCAACGCCGAGGAGATCCTGCCGCTGAACTTCGGCCGGTCCACCTTCCGTTACGCCACCCGCCCGGGCACCGCGAACGGCCCCGAGGACTTCCAGGGGATGACGATCGCCACCTCCTACGAGGGCATCGTCGCCAAGCACCTCGCCGAGCAGGGCGTCGACGCCTCCGTCGTGCACCTCGACGGCGCCGTCGAGACCGCGATCCAGCTGGGCGTCGCCCCAGATCATCGCGGACGTCGTCGAGACCGGCACCAGCCTGCGCAACGCGGGCCTGGAGGTCATCGGCGAGCCGATCCTCACCTCCGAGGCCACCGTCATCCGCCGCACCGGCGCACCGACCGACGACCCGAAGGTCCAGCAGTTCCTGCGCCGCCTCCAGGGCGTCCTGGTCGCCCGCTCGTACGTGATGATGGACTACGACTGCCGCGCCGAGCACCTGGAGCAGGCCGTCGCCCTCACCCCCGGCCTGGAGTCGCCCACCGTCTCGCCGCTGCACAACGAGGGCTGGGTCGCGGTCCGCGCCATGGTCCCCGCCAAGGAGGCGCAGAAGGTCATGGACGACCTGTACGAGCTGGGCGCCCGTGCCATCCTCACCACGGCCATCCACGCCTGCCGCCTCTGACCCCGACCGCCGGCGGGCGTCCGACAGGGGTGCCCGCAGGAAACCGCGCAAGGAACCCGCATGTCCGAGTCCACCGCATCCGCCCTCCCGGTCACCTTCCGGCCCGCCCGCACCCGGATCGTGCTGCTGACCGTCGGGGTGGCGATGTTCGTCGTCATCACCACCGTCGGGATGATGCTGGAGAAGCTCGGACCGGGGGAGCGGGCCAGCTTCGTCTTCACCGCCGCGCTCTTCCTGGGCGTCCTGGTGCTGCTGAGCCGCCCCAAGGTCGTCGCCGACGCGCAGGGCGTCACGGTCGTCAACATCACCCGGACGCGCCGACTCGCGTGGGCCGAGATCCTCAAGGTCAACCTGCGCCCCGGCGACCCCTGGGTCTTCCTCGACCTGAGCGACGGCACCAGCATGCCCGCCCTCGGCATCCAGCCCGGGATCGCCAAGGAGTCGGCGATCCGCGACGCCCGCGCGCTGCGCGCCCTCGCCGACAGCCACGGGAGCGGCAGCGAGACGTCCTGACACCCGGTCGCGTCCCCCATACGGGGCCGACCCCCTGCCCCCGGCGGCACGGGCGTGACTACTCTTGAGGCGGCGGTGCCGAGCGGCACCGCCGCCTCGCACGTGCAGGGCCGCCCGCCGGCGGCCCCGCGGGGCAGCCCTTCGACCCGAGGAGTGACTCCCTCCGGCAATGGACGGATCGTCCGGTAGTACCTGCGCCGCCCCCTCACCCGAGGCGGCGGCATGATCGTCTCGCTCCTGCTGCTCGCCGCAGCCTTCCTGCTGATCCTCGCCAACGGCTTCTTCGTGGCGGCCGAGTTCGGCCTCGTCACCGTGGAACGTCCCGAGGCCGAACGGGCCGCGGCCGAAGGCGACCGGCGGGCCCGCACCGTCGTCAAGGCGCTGCGCGAGCTGTCCTTCCAGCTCTCCGGCACCCAGCTCGGCATCACCATCACCTCGCTCGTCACCGGCATGCTCGCCGAGCCCGCGCTCGCCCGGCTGCTCGACGGGCCGCTCAGCGCGACCGGGCTCCCCGCGGGGGCCGTCTCCGGCATCGCGGTGGTCGTCGGCATGCTGCTGGCCTCCGCCGTCCAGATGGTGGTCGGCGAGCTCGTCCCCAAGAACTGGGCGGTCTCCCGGCCGCTCCAGGTGGCCCGCTTCGTCGCCGGACCGCAGCACGTCTTCTCCTCGCTGTTCCGGCCGGTGATCGCCCTGCTCAACCGGGTCGCCAACCGGCTGGTCCGGCTGTTCGGCGTGGAACCCACCGACGAGCTCGACTCGGTCCGCACCCCCGGGGAGCTGGTCTCCCTCGCCCGGCACTCGGCCCTGGCCGGCGCCCTCGAACAGGACACCGCCGACCTCTTCGTGCGGACCCTGTCGCTCGGCGGGCTCACCGCCGAACAGGTGATGACCCCGCGGGTGAAGATGAGCGCCCTGCAGTCGGACGCCACCGCGGCCGACGTCCTCAACCTCACCCGGGCCACCGGCCTGTCCCGCTTCCCCGTCTACCGCGAGCGGATCGACGAGATCGTCGGCATGGTCCACCTCAAGGACGCCCTCGCCGTCGTCCCGCACGAGCGGCACCGGGTCCCCGTGGGCCCGGATCGCCGTCCCGCCGCTGCTCGTCCCCGAGTCGCTGCCCGCCCAGGCGCTCCTGGAGCGGCTGCGCCGCGAGCAGCCGATCGCGGTCGTCGTCGACGAGTACGGCTGGGCACCGCCGGGGTGGTCACCCTGGAGGACATCGTCGAGGAGCTCGTCGGCGAGGTGCGCGACGAGCACGACACCGCCGCCGACGAACGGCCCGAACTGGCCGCCGTCCCCTCGGAGGACGGCCAGCCGGCCTGGGAGGCCGACGGCTCCTGCCGGGGTGCACACCCTGCACCGGATAGGACTCGACGTGCCCGACGGGCCGTACGAGACGGTCGCCGGGCTCGTCGCCGATCTCCTCGGGCGGATCCCCGCCCCGGGCGACCGGGCGAACATCCCCGGCTGGCGGCTCTCGGTGCGCCAGGTGGACCGCTACCGCGCCGAACGGGTGCGCATCACGCGCACCGCCCCGGTGCCCGTCGGCGCGGAGGCGTCCGATGAGCCTGCTCCCGCTGCTGTTCGCCGTGCTCCTCGTCCTGGCCAACGGCTTCTTCGTCGGTGCCCGAGTTCGCCCTCGTCTCCGTGCGCCGCAGCCAGATCGAGCCGCTCGGCGGCTCCCGAGCCCGCCAGGTCCTGTACGGCCTGGAGAACCTGCCGCAGATGATGGCCGCCGCCCAGTTCGGCATCACCGTCTGCTCGCTCACCCTGGGCGCGGTCGCCGAGCCGACCGTGGCCCGGCTGCTCGAACCGGTCTTCCACGCGGTGGGCGTGCCGGAGGGCCTGATCCACCCCCTCGGGTACGTGTTCGCGCTCGCCGCGGTGGTCTTCCTCCACCTCGTCATCGGCGAGATGGTCCCGAAGAACCTGGCGATGGCCGATCCCGAGCGGGACCGCGCTGTGGCTGGGCCCCGGGCTGGTCGGCTTCGCCCGGCTCTGCCGCCCGGTGACCAGCGCCCTCGGC
The DNA window shown above is from Streptomyces showdoensis and carries:
- a CDS encoding PH domain-containing protein; its protein translation is MSESTASALPVTFRPARTRIVLLTVGVAMFVVITTVGMMLEKLGPGERASFVFTAALFLGVLVLLSRPKVVADAQGVTVVNITRTRRLAWAEILKVNLRPGDPWVFLDLSDGTSMPALGIQPGIAKESAIRDARALRALADSHGSGSETS
- the ribH gene encoding 6,7-dimethyl-8-ribityllumazine synthase, whose product is MSGKGAPVLSVKNCGDLRVAVIAAQWHEKIMDGLVDGALRALSELGIEEPTLLRVPGSFELPVVAKVLAGRGYDAIVALGVVIRGGTPHFEYVCQGVTHGLTQVSIDTGVPVGFGVLTVDNEEQALDRAGLEGSSEDKGHEAVTAAVATATTLRTVSEPWR